The proteins below are encoded in one region of Chrysemys picta bellii isolate R12L10 chromosome 4, ASM1138683v2, whole genome shotgun sequence:
- the LOC101948869 gene encoding apoptosis-associated speck-like protein containing a CARD isoform X2: MENQSRISDLLQDALDDLLEEDFKRFKDKLSHSVFKGKGTIPRGRLEKADRIDTKNSLITFYGGDAAVDVTIEILAKINVRGSADNLKKYREKGEQAQEQTLDRYCGGSQRGRSPGSTALNLGGGGFPAAIRVGEDLHPNGKPLELSAKGEHFVNRHRADLIQRVCMVDSIIDMLYGTVLDEEQYQSIRAEKTNPDKMRKLYEFMPSWNWYCKEQLYQALKAKNKFLIEELESK; this comes from the exons ATGGAAAACCAAAGCAGAATCAGTGACCTGCTTCAAGATGCCCTTGACGATCTTCTTGAGGAAGACTTCAAAAGATTTAAAGACAAACTATCACATTCTGTCTTTAAGGGAAAAGGTACCATCCCCCGAGGTCGGCTGGAGAAGGCTGACAGGATAGATACTAAGAACAGCCTGATCACATTCTATGGTGGAGATGCTGCAGTTGATGTAACCATAGAAATTTTAGCTAAGATCAATGTCAGAGGGTCTGCTGATAACCTCAAAAAATACAGAGAGAAAG GTGAGCAGGCACAGGAACAAACTTTGGATAGATACTGTGGGGGAAGTCAGAGAGGAAGATCTCCTGGGAGCACAGCTCTCAACTTAGGTGGAGGCGGCTTCCCTGCTGCCATCCGGGTTGGAGAAG ATTTGCATCCAAATGGAAAACCCTTAGAGTTGTCTGCAAA AGGGGAACATTTTGTGAACCGGCACCGAGCAGACCTGATCCAACGTGTCTGCATGGTGGACAGCATCATAGACATGCTGTATGGCACCGTGTTAGATGAAGAGCAATACCAGAGCATCAGAGCCGAGAAAACCAATCCAGACAAGATGCGGAAGCTGTACGAGTTCATGCCGAGCTGGAACTGGTACTGCAAAGAGCAGCTTTACCAGGCGCTGAAGGCCAAAAACAAGTTCCTCATTGAAGAGTTGGAGAGCAAATAA
- the LOC101948869 gene encoding apoptosis-associated speck-like protein containing a CARD isoform X3, whose amino-acid sequence MENQSRISDLLQDALDDLLEEDFKRFKDKLSHSVFKGKGTIPRGRLEKADRIDTKNSLITFYGGDAAVDVTIEILAKINVRGSADNLKKYREKVVCSCSSPSISCSLGEQAQEQTLDRYCGGSQRGRSPGSTALNLGGGGFPAAIRVGEGEHFVNRHRADLIQRVCMVDSIIDMLYGTVLDEEQYQSIRAEKTNPDKMRKLYEFMPSWNWYCKEQLYQALKAKNKFLIEELESK is encoded by the exons ATGGAAAACCAAAGCAGAATCAGTGACCTGCTTCAAGATGCCCTTGACGATCTTCTTGAGGAAGACTTCAAAAGATTTAAAGACAAACTATCACATTCTGTCTTTAAGGGAAAAGGTACCATCCCCCGAGGTCGGCTGGAGAAGGCTGACAGGATAGATACTAAGAACAGCCTGATCACATTCTATGGTGGAGATGCTGCAGTTGATGTAACCATAGAAATTTTAGCTAAGATCAATGTCAGAGGGTCTGCTGATAACCTCAAAAAATACAGAGAGAAAG TGGTGTgcagctgctcctccccctccatctccTGTTCCCTAGGTGAGCAGGCACAGGAACAAACTTTGGATAGATACTGTGGGGGAAGTCAGAGAGGAAGATCTCCTGGGAGCACAGCTCTCAACTTAGGTGGAGGCGGCTTCCCTGCTGCCATCCGGGTTGGAGAAG GGGAACATTTTGTGAACCGGCACCGAGCAGACCTGATCCAACGTGTCTGCATGGTGGACAGCATCATAGACATGCTGTATGGCACCGTGTTAGATGAAGAGCAATACCAGAGCATCAGAGCCGAGAAAACCAATCCAGACAAGATGCGGAAGCTGTACGAGTTCATGCCGAGCTGGAACTGGTACTGCAAAGAGCAGCTTTACCAGGCGCTGAAGGCCAAAAACAAGTTCCTCATTGAAGAGTTGGAGAGCAAATAA
- the LOC101948869 gene encoding apoptosis-associated speck-like protein containing a CARD isoform X1: MENQSRISDLLQDALDDLLEEDFKRFKDKLSHSVFKGKGTIPRGRLEKADRIDTKNSLITFYGGDAAVDVTIEILAKINVRGSADNLKKYREKVVCSCSSPSISCSLGEQAQEQTLDRYCGGSQRGRSPGSTALNLGGGGFPAAIRVGEDLHPNGKPLELSAKGEHFVNRHRADLIQRVCMVDSIIDMLYGTVLDEEQYQSIRAEKTNPDKMRKLYEFMPSWNWYCKEQLYQALKAKNKFLIEELESK, from the exons ATGGAAAACCAAAGCAGAATCAGTGACCTGCTTCAAGATGCCCTTGACGATCTTCTTGAGGAAGACTTCAAAAGATTTAAAGACAAACTATCACATTCTGTCTTTAAGGGAAAAGGTACCATCCCCCGAGGTCGGCTGGAGAAGGCTGACAGGATAGATACTAAGAACAGCCTGATCACATTCTATGGTGGAGATGCTGCAGTTGATGTAACCATAGAAATTTTAGCTAAGATCAATGTCAGAGGGTCTGCTGATAACCTCAAAAAATACAGAGAGAAAG TGGTGTgcagctgctcctccccctccatctccTGTTCCCTAGGTGAGCAGGCACAGGAACAAACTTTGGATAGATACTGTGGGGGAAGTCAGAGAGGAAGATCTCCTGGGAGCACAGCTCTCAACTTAGGTGGAGGCGGCTTCCCTGCTGCCATCCGGGTTGGAGAAG ATTTGCATCCAAATGGAAAACCCTTAGAGTTGTCTGCAAA AGGGGAACATTTTGTGAACCGGCACCGAGCAGACCTGATCCAACGTGTCTGCATGGTGGACAGCATCATAGACATGCTGTATGGCACCGTGTTAGATGAAGAGCAATACCAGAGCATCAGAGCCGAGAAAACCAATCCAGACAAGATGCGGAAGCTGTACGAGTTCATGCCGAGCTGGAACTGGTACTGCAAAGAGCAGCTTTACCAGGCGCTGAAGGCCAAAAACAAGTTCCTCATTGAAGAGTTGGAGAGCAAATAA